The Bacteroidales bacterium genome includes a window with the following:
- a CDS encoding amino acid adenylation domain-containing protein has translation MIASELLVKLFDLGVDLNVDDDKLIIAAGPGLLTEELVLEIRAHKGEILDILKLRSKNKIFHDINPAPEKPYYPLSSAQRRLYLLQQLELGSTAYNMPGVIPLGSGMDKTKIEWVFRQLIARHDSLRTSFEVIGDEPVQRVHKEVDFSIDSYTIEKSEVQERSASFIQAFYLSRAPLLRVAAFDVKGEESLLMIDMHHIIGDGVSQGILEAEYQALCSGEVLPPLRLQYKDYSEWLNSVEHQERVKGHEEYWVNRFAGELPVLSLPVDYPRPSIQSYDGAIVDFVLSKEETKRIKSVGEQHGLTLYMSLLSAYTILLSRLSGQEDIIVGTPIAGRNHPDLEGIVGMFVNTLVIRSSLESGDTLKGFMERMKQSSLEAFEHQDYPFEDLVEKVSVNRDLSRNPLFDALFSLQNQAEYTRDISMLSEQVYIHELGVSKFDLTLTVIDGGEQLLLSFEYCTKLFKPETIERYIGYFKRIVNQIATTPEIQLSRVELLNDEERHQLLYEFNDTQFSYPRGKTVHQLFEDQVEKTPDRVSVIYDGKPMTYAELDGKADRLAGYLLQKGYGGKQLVGIMADRSAEMVVGILGVLKSGSAYLPLDVDHPRERNERIVLSSGVKVLLTNMAGLEQDGVEVLALADGIAEGQNEADRRGSGDDLAYVIYTSGSTGEPKGVMVEHQNIVNFVFGMREVFRMPEGSALLSLTTISFDIFGLEVYVPLLGGASVVIGSGEDQRDVSRILHLVADHKIAVLQLTPSRLRQLLSGLGSPAQLKGVETLLVGGEEFPLQLLEEARRAFTGRIYNVYGPTETTIWSTYKEVTEGPLSIGRPIINTQVRILGAGNTLQPIGVAGELCILGDGVARGYYKNQRLTEEKFIDISNGEGELARIYRTGDLARWLPDGNIEFLGRMDSQVKIRGYRIELGEVESAILRSDAIRECVVIAREDNGEKHLCAYVVCKGGLDQQALRDQLGRLLPDYMIPSYFVTLDELPLTANGKINRKALPAPDATAGVEYAPPSGETEVRLVGTWSEVLGIPQEAISVTANFFSIGGNSLRATVLIGRMHRELGVELPMREVFRNPTIRELALLIDIIMRDNSTKLISNVEKERIVL, from the coding sequence ATGATAGCATCCGAACTACTAGTCAAGCTATTCGATCTTGGCGTTGACCTGAATGTTGACGACGATAAGCTTATCATTGCTGCTGGACCAGGCCTTTTGACAGAGGAATTGGTTCTTGAGATCAGGGCTCACAAGGGTGAGATTCTGGATATCCTAAAGTTAAGATCAAAGAATAAAATATTTCATGATATAAACCCCGCTCCGGAGAAACCCTACTACCCATTATCCTCTGCCCAGAGGCGCTTGTACCTACTTCAGCAGTTGGAGTTAGGTTCAACTGCTTACAACATGCCCGGTGTTATACCGTTAGGTTCAGGAATGGACAAAACTAAAATAGAATGGGTTTTCCGGCAGCTAATTGCTCGACACGATAGTCTCCGTACGAGTTTTGAGGTGATCGGGGATGAACCTGTTCAGCGGGTCCATAAGGAGGTGGATTTTAGCATAGATAGTTATACGATTGAAAAATCGGAAGTGCAAGAGAGGAGTGCAAGTTTCATACAAGCCTTCTATTTGTCCAGAGCACCACTTTTACGGGTTGCGGCGTTTGATGTAAAAGGGGAGGAGAGCCTCCTGATGATAGACATGCACCACATCATCGGCGATGGGGTTTCGCAGGGCATACTGGAAGCGGAGTACCAAGCGCTCTGCTCGGGAGAAGTGCTACCCCCGCTGAGGCTTCAGTACAAGGACTACAGCGAGTGGCTGAACAGCGTGGAGCACCAGGAACGGGTTAAGGGGCATGAGGAATACTGGGTGAATAGGTTCGCCGGAGAACTCCCAGTTCTGAGCCTGCCCGTTGACTATCCTCGCCCATCAATACAGAGTTACGATGGAGCAATTGTAGACTTCGTTTTAAGCAAAGAGGAAACTAAAAGAATTAAGTCGGTGGGTGAGCAACATGGACTTACCCTGTACATGAGCCTCCTATCGGCTTACACCATTCTACTATCGAGGCTGAGCGGTCAGGAGGACATCATCGTGGGTACGCCGATAGCGGGACGTAACCATCCCGATCTGGAGGGTATTGTCGGGATGTTCGTGAATACGCTGGTCATCCGGAGCAGTTTAGAAAGCGGCGATACCCTGAAGGGCTTCATGGAAAGGATGAAGCAGTCCTCTCTAGAGGCTTTCGAGCATCAGGACTACCCGTTCGAGGATCTGGTGGAAAAGGTATCGGTGAATAGGGATCTGAGCCGTAATCCGCTTTTCGATGCATTGTTCAGTCTTCAGAATCAGGCGGAGTATACGAGAGATATTTCGATGCTCAGCGAACAGGTCTACATCCATGAACTAGGTGTGTCGAAGTTCGATCTTACACTAACGGTAATTGACGGCGGTGAGCAATTGCTATTGAGTTTCGAATATTGCACAAAACTTTTCAAGCCAGAAACTATAGAACGCTATATTGGTTATTTCAAGCGGATAGTGAATCAAATAGCTACTACTCCGGAGATACAGTTATCAAGGGTAGAGTTGCTGAATGATGAGGAGCGACACCAACTACTGTACGAGTTCAATGATACGCAGTTCAGCTACCCGCGGGGCAAGACGGTTCACCAGCTCTTCGAGGATCAGGTGGAGAAAACGCCGGATAGAGTATCGGTCATCTACGACGGTAAACCGATGACCTACGCGGAGCTGGATGGCAAGGCTGATCGGTTAGCCGGTTACCTTCTACAGAAAGGGTACGGTGGTAAGCAGCTGGTCGGCATCATGGCCGACCGCTCCGCCGAGATGGTCGTCGGCATCCTGGGGGTGCTGAAATCGGGTAGCGCGTACCTCCCCCTCGATGTCGATCACCCCAGGGAGCGGAACGAAAGGATAGTCCTCAGCAGCGGGGTAAAGGTGTTGCTAACCAATATGGCTGGACTTGAGCAGGATGGCGTGGAGGTTCTAGCCCTCGCCGATGGTATTGCTGAGGGTCAGAACGAGGCGGATCGTAGGGGTAGCGGGGATGATCTGGCCTACGTCATCTACACCTCCGGCTCCACCGGGGAGCCCAAGGGGGTAATGGTGGAGCACCAGAACATCGTTAACTTCGTGTTCGGGATGCGGGAGGTCTTCCGCATGCCGGAGGGCTCGGCGTTGCTCTCGCTGACCACGATCTCGTTCGACATTTTCGGGCTTGAGGTCTACGTCCCGCTGCTCGGAGGGGCTAGCGTGGTAATCGGTAGCGGGGAGGATCAGCGGGATGTGAGCCGGATACTGCATTTGGTGGCTGATCATAAAATAGCCGTGCTCCAGCTGACCCCCTCGAGGCTCCGGCAGCTCCTCTCAGGGCTGGGCTCACCGGCGCAGCTCAAAGGCGTAGAGACCCTGCTGGTCGGGGGCGAAGAATTCCCCCTCCAGCTCCTGGAGGAGGCACGGCGGGCGTTTACCGGGAGGATCTACAACGTATACGGACCGACGGAGACCACGATCTGGTCGACGTACAAGGAGGTGACTGAGGGGCCGCTGAGCATCGGGCGACCAATCATCAATACACAGGTAAGGATTTTGGGTGCTGGAAATACCCTTCAACCGATTGGCGTAGCCGGAGAGCTTTGCATTTTAGGCGATGGAGTTGCTCGTGGGTACTATAAGAACCAACGGCTCACCGAGGAGAAGTTCATAGATATTTCGAATGGTGAAGGAGAACTAGCGAGGATTTACCGCACGGGCGATCTGGCCCGCTGGCTACCGGATGGGAACATCGAGTTTCTGGGGCGGATGGACAGCCAGGTGAAGATCCGGGGGTATCGGATCGAGCTCGGAGAGGTGGAGAGCGCAATCCTGAGGTCGGATGCAATCAGGGAATGCGTGGTCATCGCCAGGGAGGACAACGGGGAGAAACACCTGTGCGCGTACGTGGTGTGCAAGGGCGGACTCGACCAGCAGGCCCTGCGAGATCAACTGGGCAGGCTGCTGCCGGACTACATGATCCCGTCCTACTTCGTGACGCTGGATGAACTCCCGCTGACGGCGAACGGAAAGATTAACCGTAAAGCCCTGCCCGCCCCCGATGCAACGGCAGGGGTTGAGTACGCCCCCCCGTCGGGCGAAACGGAGGTGCGACTGGTGGGAACTTGGTCGGAGGTGCTGGGCATCCCGCAGGAGGCGATCAGCGTGACGGCCAACTTCTTCAGCATAGGGGGTAACTCCCTGCGGGCCACGGTGCTGATCGGGAGGATGCACCGGGAGCTGGGCGTAGAGCTGCCCATGCGGGAGGTGTTCAGGAACCCGACCATCCGGGAGCTCGCACTATTGATTGATATTATTATGAGAGACAACAGTACAAAGTTAATAAGTAATGTAGAGAAAGAGAGAATTGTACTATGA